One genomic segment of Kordiimonas sp. SCSIO 12603 includes these proteins:
- a CDS encoding FAD-dependent oxidoreductase → MRILVLGAGIVGVTSAYALARKGYQVTVIEKNCSVATETSYANGAQLSYSYTDPMATPNMLRKLPSILLGQDKAFQVKDIFSEHMIRWGLGFMRNCTQRKMHENMQNLIALAHESSSAMTAFFDERNPRIHNRRFGKLMLAETEKSYIAGEARAEKKLRLGVDYQCMNLDECLRLEPSLKDWQFPIAGGFFSQSDETLDTCSFTKELARICYEELGVRFHMNTEVRRLILEENNVLGVETNKGEYFADKSVVCLGPYAHTFLKRYRLNSGLYPIKGYSLTMPKTETSPNISITDLERKFVMAPLRDAIRVAGLNDFVGFDRDIDKTRTSYLRNIAREALPTAANYEKVFHKWSGLRPTMPNGLPRLGRTKLDGLYMNIGHGMLGWTLAMGCAERLMRYIEQDRKNTVPVYGGMHHAV, encoded by the coding sequence ATGCGTATCCTAGTGCTTGGCGCTGGCATTGTGGGGGTGACCTCAGCATATGCGCTGGCCCGAAAAGGCTATCAAGTCACTGTCATTGAAAAGAATTGCTCTGTAGCCACGGAAACCAGTTATGCTAACGGTGCCCAGCTTTCCTATAGCTATACTGATCCGATGGCCACACCCAATATGCTTAGGAAGTTACCCTCAATCCTGTTGGGGCAGGATAAAGCTTTTCAGGTGAAGGATATATTTTCTGAACATATGATCCGTTGGGGCTTAGGGTTTATGCGAAATTGCACACAGCGGAAAATGCATGAAAATATGCAAAATCTGATTGCCCTTGCGCATGAATCTTCTTCCGCGATGACCGCTTTTTTTGATGAACGAAACCCACGTATCCACAACAGGCGTTTTGGTAAGTTGATGCTGGCTGAGACAGAAAAAAGCTACATCGCCGGTGAAGCGAGAGCTGAGAAAAAATTAAGGCTTGGTGTTGATTATCAATGTATGAACCTTGATGAATGTTTGCGTCTTGAACCATCTCTAAAGGACTGGCAATTCCCTATTGCTGGCGGATTTTTTTCTCAATCAGATGAAACTCTTGATACTTGTAGTTTTACAAAAGAACTAGCGCGTATCTGTTATGAAGAATTAGGTGTGCGTTTTCATATGAATACAGAAGTACGCAGACTTATTCTGGAAGAAAATAATGTCTTGGGCGTGGAAACTAATAAAGGCGAATATTTTGCAGATAAGTCTGTCGTGTGTTTGGGGCCATATGCTCATACTTTTTTAAAGCGTTATCGCCTCAATAGTGGGCTATATCCGATTAAGGGGTATAGTTTGACCATGCCTAAAACAGAGACTTCGCCAAATATCAGTATTACCGATCTAGAGCGAAAGTTTGTGATGGCTCCGCTTCGTGACGCTATTCGGGTTGCAGGGCTGAATGATTTTGTAGGCTTTGACCGAGATATTGATAAAACCCGCACCAGTTATCTCAGGAATATTGCTCGGGAAGCTTTGCCAACTGCGGCAAACTATGAAAAAGTTTTCCATAAATGGTCTGGCCTCAGGCCAACAATGCCAAATGGTTTACCGCGGCTTGGTCGAACAAAGCTGGATGGGCTTTATATGAATATTGGGCACGGTATGCTTGGTTGGACTTTAGCAATGGGGTGTGCTGAGCGCCTTATGAGATATATCGAACAAGACAGAAAAAACACAGTGCCGGTTTATGGAGGAATGCACCATGCAGTTTAA
- a CDS encoding TonB-dependent receptor domain-containing protein, whose amino-acid sequence MKMKALHKIALLSSACMMAHAANAQSDDADKELEVEEIQIVGTQIKGASIADALPVSVLSASDIALTGAASGDELFRSIPQVGFIAFNETAVGPGINSARGDVNSINLRALGTGNTLTLLNGRRMVLHPGFQTENLVPVVSANTNTIPTFGVSRVEVLRDGAAAIYGADAVAGVVNTVLRNDFEGLEVHGRYGFADNTGREELTISANAGFDLNEGATNIALFGSYYHRDAVAATERDFSASSDRRPLVEGTAFEGDSQFRNTSINSPFGRFRADIRIDELGDDDFHVQPASGDFASSCLLDRGDGVCFDNGTSLEDPLRYDFDVRRTLNSERDRYNFFGTITHEFESGTEFYGEVGYYRGVAKADGSQGLVLSPQRFLIPATAFYNPFGATTLPDGSPNPNRIAGLTNVPDEGVDIQVRNLRPVDAGLRVTTVTDNSFRILGGLRGTWGDWDWDTAILYSEATTEDFTENRISLTLFQQAIARTDASAYNPFAGGSLTDLGGVGTNTPNSQETIDSFRINVTRDNKSTLFLTDFKVSNGNIFSLPAGNVGFAAGVEARRESFEDDRDDRLDGTTTFTDLVSGEFVTTSDVLGSSPTPDTSGSRWVLSGFAELAVPVVSPDMNIPLVQSFDLQIAGRYEDFEISGSTVKPKVAASWVVDDNLMFRGAWSEGFRAPNLVQIFDTGIRRVNTRDDLVICQAQVDAGELASLDDCAGSGVESVRSGSGELQNENTTQYNVGVVLTPTFVPGLTFTVDYWRVDQSGIVGIFGDQNQIALDLLLRSQGSSNPNVVRAAPDQDLIDTFASSSLDAAGEIIEVRDPYTNLSDRKVEGFDFGVEYRLDTDDLGQFTFKFNAAKLGTFDQEAGALGQQLLDAIEAGALPSSVEVTGLGDLIEQNGRPEWRFSSSLRWRSGQWGAGLFGRYVGAFNDTSADITVDGERVFFRVDDWFTMNANVDYRFEDGALKGTRLRVGVNNLFDQDPPLADENFGFFGSIHSSVGRFFYIDLTKKF is encoded by the coding sequence ATGAAAATGAAAGCTTTACACAAGATAGCTTTGCTTTCGAGTGCCTGTATGATGGCACATGCTGCGAATGCACAATCAGATGATGCTGATAAAGAACTGGAAGTTGAAGAAATCCAAATTGTCGGAACACAGATTAAGGGCGCATCTATTGCTGATGCACTTCCTGTTTCTGTTCTGTCGGCGAGTGATATTGCACTTACAGGCGCAGCATCTGGCGATGAGTTGTTTCGCTCCATTCCACAAGTAGGTTTTATTGCTTTTAATGAAACAGCCGTTGGCCCCGGTATTAACAGTGCACGCGGTGATGTTAACTCTATCAACCTGCGTGCGCTTGGTACCGGTAATACGCTTACCCTCCTAAATGGTCGCCGTATGGTGCTACATCCAGGTTTCCAAACTGAAAATCTGGTGCCTGTTGTTTCAGCAAATACAAATACTATCCCTACTTTTGGGGTTAGCCGCGTTGAAGTGCTCCGTGATGGTGCCGCAGCGATTTATGGTGCTGATGCTGTAGCCGGTGTGGTTAATACAGTTCTTAGAAATGATTTTGAAGGTCTCGAAGTGCATGGCAGGTACGGTTTCGCCGATAATACTGGCCGAGAAGAACTGACAATCAGCGCGAATGCTGGTTTTGATCTGAATGAAGGGGCCACTAATATCGCGCTATTTGGCTCCTATTATCACCGGGATGCAGTAGCTGCGACAGAGCGTGATTTTTCTGCTTCATCTGATCGTCGACCTCTTGTTGAGGGAACAGCATTTGAAGGCGATAGCCAGTTTAGAAATACCTCTATTAACTCACCGTTTGGTCGTTTCCGCGCCGATATAAGAATTGATGAATTAGGCGATGATGATTTCCATGTGCAGCCAGCATCTGGTGATTTCGCCTCAAGCTGTCTTCTGGACCGTGGTGATGGTGTTTGTTTTGATAATGGTACGAGCTTGGAAGACCCGCTTCGTTATGATTTTGATGTGCGCCGTACGCTGAACAGTGAGCGAGACAGGTATAATTTCTTTGGTACAATCACACATGAGTTTGAATCTGGCACCGAATTCTACGGAGAGGTGGGATACTACCGCGGTGTTGCCAAGGCTGATGGATCTCAGGGGCTTGTACTTTCGCCGCAGCGTTTTCTTATTCCAGCAACAGCATTTTATAATCCTTTCGGCGCTACAACACTGCCTGATGGTTCGCCAAACCCGAACCGTATTGCGGGGCTTACAAATGTACCTGATGAAGGTGTGGATATTCAGGTGCGTAACTTGCGCCCCGTGGATGCAGGCCTGCGTGTGACAACGGTAACTGATAATAGCTTCCGTATTCTTGGCGGCCTTAGAGGAACATGGGGTGACTGGGATTGGGATACAGCCATTCTATATTCCGAAGCGACGACTGAAGATTTCACGGAAAATCGTATTTCTCTTACATTATTCCAACAGGCAATTGCTCGTACTGATGCGTCAGCATATAACCCATTCGCCGGTGGCAGTTTAACGGACCTTGGGGGTGTGGGAACCAATACGCCTAATAGTCAGGAAACTATTGATTCCTTCCGTATCAATGTAACGAGGGATAATAAATCCACGCTATTCCTGACAGACTTTAAAGTATCAAACGGCAATATCTTCTCGCTTCCTGCGGGGAATGTAGGCTTTGCTGCCGGCGTTGAAGCCCGCAGAGAGAGCTTTGAAGATGACCGAGATGATCGCCTTGACGGTACAACAACCTTCACAGATCTGGTTTCTGGTGAGTTTGTAACCACAAGTGATGTACTGGGTTCTAGTCCAACACCAGATACATCTGGTAGCCGCTGGGTATTATCTGGTTTTGCAGAACTGGCTGTGCCGGTTGTTAGCCCTGATATGAATATTCCGCTCGTACAGAGTTTTGATTTACAGATTGCTGGCCGATATGAAGATTTCGAAATCTCTGGTTCTACTGTGAAGCCGAAAGTAGCAGCTTCATGGGTTGTGGATGATAATCTCATGTTCCGGGGAGCATGGTCGGAAGGATTCCGGGCTCCTAATCTGGTGCAAATTTTTGATACCGGTATTCGCCGCGTTAACACACGCGATGATCTCGTGATTTGTCAGGCCCAAGTTGATGCTGGTGAACTTGCATCGCTGGATGACTGTGCAGGCAGCGGTGTTGAAAGTGTTCGTTCTGGTAGCGGTGAGCTGCAAAATGAAAATACGACCCAGTATAATGTTGGTGTTGTTCTAACACCGACATTTGTACCCGGATTAACCTTCACAGTAGATTATTGGCGTGTGGATCAAAGTGGTATTGTTGGTATTTTTGGAGACCAGAACCAGATTGCGCTTGATTTGCTCCTTCGTTCACAAGGCAGTTCAAATCCGAACGTGGTGCGTGCAGCACCTGATCAGGATTTGATTGATACCTTTGCTTCAAGCAGTCTGGATGCAGCAGGTGAAATCATTGAGGTTCGTGATCCATATACCAACCTGAGCGACCGTAAAGTTGAAGGTTTTGATTTCGGTGTTGAATACCGCCTTGATACAGATGATTTGGGACAATTCACGTTCAAATTTAATGCAGCGAAATTGGGAACTTTCGATCAGGAAGCCGGTGCTCTTGGGCAACAACTTCTCGATGCTATCGAAGCTGGTGCTTTGCCTTCGTCAGTGGAAGTAACTGGACTTGGCGATTTGATTGAGCAAAACGGTCGTCCTGAATGGCGTTTCTCCTCAAGCCTTCGCTGGAGATCAGGCCAATGGGGTGCGGGGCTCTTTGGGCGCTATGTTGGTGCGTTCAATGATACTAGTGCGGATATCACTGTTGATGGCGAGCGCGTATTCTTCCGTGTTGACGATTGGTTTACAATGAACGCTAACGTCGATTACCGCTTTGAAGACGGTGCGCTTAAAGGCACACGCCTCAGAGTTGGTGTAAACAACCTGTTTGATCAGGATCCCCCTCTGGCTGATGAAAACTTTGGTTTCTTCGGATCAATCCATTCCTCTGTAGGACGTTTCTTCTATATCGATCTGACGAAGAAGTTCTAA
- a CDS encoding LysR family transcriptional regulator — protein sequence MRLRHIEVFHAVYSCNSISNAARLLNVSQPSVSKVLRHAEDQLGYQLFERVKGKLIPTSEGRQLYQEVSKLYLNLDSIRRLSENLGRMDNGLIRLAVTPALALDIVPRAVASFIEVHPNIRFDIETLHHGEIISSLLEKKIDIGIAFDPSSHPDIAEQFLHKCEFVCLAPEGERLPDKSRISLQDLAGKNFISLNGKGPLGRLLMSQLEGSNIQLNNVANVETYHIAKTLANLGVGCAIVDEITARSNEGETVQVRKMAPALKFNIAALTLQNELAPMVCQQFLGHFSDSLERYLSENGLNV from the coding sequence ATGCGGTTACGGCATATAGAAGTATTTCATGCGGTCTATTCATGTAATTCAATCAGTAACGCCGCTAGGCTTTTGAATGTATCTCAGCCTTCTGTAAGTAAAGTTCTGAGACATGCGGAAGATCAGCTTGGATATCAGCTCTTTGAACGGGTGAAGGGTAAGCTTATTCCTACTAGTGAAGGACGGCAGCTCTATCAGGAAGTTTCTAAGCTATATCTGAATCTCGATTCTATTCGGCGTTTATCTGAAAATCTGGGGCGAATGGATAACGGGTTAATCCGGCTGGCGGTTACACCTGCCTTGGCGCTTGATATAGTACCGCGGGCAGTGGCTTCTTTTATTGAAGTTCATCCCAATATTCGCTTTGATATAGAAACCCTACACCACGGCGAAATTATCAGTTCTCTTCTGGAGAAAAAAATCGATATTGGTATTGCCTTTGACCCTTCTTCTCACCCAGATATTGCGGAGCAATTTCTTCATAAATGTGAGTTCGTATGCCTCGCGCCAGAAGGAGAGAGGCTCCCCGACAAGTCAAGAATCTCGCTGCAAGACCTTGCGGGGAAAAACTTTATCAGCCTGAATGGTAAAGGGCCTTTGGGGCGCCTTCTGATGTCCCAGCTTGAAGGCAGCAATATTCAGCTTAACAATGTTGCAAATGTAGAGACATATCATATTGCCAAGACCCTCGCGAATTTAGGTGTAGGGTGTGCTATTGTTGATGAGATTACCGCCCGCTCCAATGAAGGTGAGACCGTGCAGGTGCGGAAAATGGCGCCGGCGCTTAAATTTAACATTGCGGCACTTACGCTTCAGAATGAGCTGGCTCCCATGGTTTGTCAGCAATTCCTTGGGCACTTTAGTGATAGCCTGGAAAGGTATTTGAGCGAGAACGGCTTAAATGTATAG
- a CDS encoding CapA family protein: MKLFASVLAIITISTLVQAETIKGTIVDENGRPLIAQIATGGSTTQTKADGSFSIDTSDSSIQQLEISADGHYSMLQTFSYYELELANFKIPTISMVAKASGRTLMVFAGDTMMGRRFYKPHAGEPQLIHRGREVADMKAILAHMKPYLELADFASTNLETQIFEEEPNEKAPKSVTFFTRPAALEALNWAGIDYVTLGNNHTYDYLDYGLEETFKALEKHKVPHSGAGFNEQEALTSYSTALAGTQYAFEGYVGWAGTGKISQAAGQNKGGPALGTSENILTAVKRDKAKNTIPIVQYHGSLEYGEEPSLDTETRLKQAVDAGAALAIAHHPHVYQGLELYEGSLIAWSLGNFVFDQYFYAAQETALLYVWMDNGKFHRAEVVPIYVKGYKPTPATGAMRHSIMKRISTLSAKRHTYLKQTGGHGYITAENIQPDALSARVIDTDSTVQSLQTLEWSSLPDISGKEGRKLRLGEDILARGDFEAYATFNAPDRSWLDLHPQISISSEESLSGKNALKISQNGSEKITTGMRKFTRVFAPGNPMTLSFAGKATKSVEVRIYMQRRKTRDKLFTALNDNPRILLGKTRMSNHWQQHTINFDSPRVGTRSIRILIEVENLSASAADTFLDDINLIEWKTPFLKHTAQVSASEDISHVGWQ, translated from the coding sequence ATGAAGCTATTTGCAAGCGTACTTGCGATCATAACCATTTCAACCTTAGTTCAGGCAGAAACCATTAAAGGAACGATCGTTGATGAAAACGGCCGGCCGCTCATAGCCCAAATCGCAACTGGCGGTTCGACCACACAAACCAAAGCTGATGGCAGCTTCAGCATCGACACATCAGACAGCTCTATTCAACAGCTTGAGATTTCGGCGGATGGTCACTACAGCATGCTCCAAACCTTCAGTTATTATGAGCTGGAACTAGCCAATTTCAAAATCCCTACCATCTCTATGGTGGCAAAAGCCTCTGGGCGTACATTAATGGTGTTTGCAGGTGACACAATGATGGGGCGTCGTTTCTACAAACCCCACGCAGGCGAACCGCAACTAATCCACCGGGGCCGTGAAGTTGCGGACATGAAGGCAATTCTGGCGCATATGAAGCCCTATCTGGAGCTGGCCGATTTTGCTTCCACGAACCTGGAAACACAGATATTCGAAGAAGAACCAAATGAGAAAGCACCAAAATCTGTCACCTTTTTTACCCGCCCAGCCGCTCTGGAAGCCCTGAACTGGGCAGGGATAGATTATGTAACGCTTGGCAACAACCATACCTATGACTATCTGGATTATGGCCTTGAAGAAACCTTCAAAGCTCTCGAAAAACATAAAGTTCCCCACTCGGGTGCGGGCTTTAATGAACAGGAAGCACTAACATCATACAGTACAGCACTCGCTGGCACTCAATATGCTTTTGAAGGTTATGTCGGCTGGGCTGGAACAGGTAAAATTTCACAGGCTGCTGGTCAAAACAAAGGTGGGCCCGCTCTCGGCACCTCAGAAAACATCCTGACTGCAGTAAAACGAGACAAAGCAAAAAACACCATTCCCATCGTGCAATATCACGGTAGCTTGGAATATGGGGAGGAACCCTCACTTGATACAGAAACACGGCTCAAACAAGCCGTTGACGCCGGAGCAGCACTTGCCATTGCTCATCATCCCCATGTGTATCAAGGGCTTGAACTCTATGAAGGTAGTTTGATCGCATGGTCTCTTGGTAACTTTGTATTTGATCAGTATTTTTATGCCGCACAAGAAACCGCGCTTCTGTACGTATGGATGGATAACGGCAAGTTCCACCGAGCAGAAGTCGTACCAATTTACGTGAAAGGTTACAAACCAACGCCAGCAACAGGTGCTATGCGCCACAGCATAATGAAACGTATCAGCACATTATCGGCAAAAAGGCATACCTACCTCAAGCAAACTGGTGGGCACGGCTATATCACCGCTGAAAATATACAACCAGATGCACTCAGTGCGCGGGTAATAGATACAGACAGCACTGTTCAGTCCCTTCAAACTCTCGAATGGTCATCCCTTCCTGACATTTCAGGTAAAGAAGGCCGCAAACTAAGATTAGGTGAAGATATCCTCGCGCGCGGCGATTTCGAAGCTTATGCGACATTTAATGCCCCAGATCGAAGCTGGCTTGATTTGCATCCACAAATCTCCATTTCGTCTGAAGAAAGCCTTTCTGGGAAAAATGCTTTGAAAATTTCTCAAAATGGCAGTGAGAAAATAACCACTGGCATGCGTAAATTTACCAGAGTTTTTGCTCCAGGAAATCCAATGACATTATCTTTCGCAGGCAAGGCTACAAAGTCAGTTGAAGTACGAATATATATGCAGCGCCGTAAAACTCGAGATAAACTTTTCACAGCTCTCAATGATAATCCACGTATCCTGCTTGGTAAGACAAGGATGAGTAATCATTGGCAACAACATACCATTAATTTTGACAGTCCACGTGTTGGTACCCGCAGTATTCGAATTTTAATAGAGGTGGAAAACCTATCCGCCAGCGCTGCTGATACCTTTCTGGATGATATTAACCTGATTGAATGGAAAACACCCTTTTTGAAACATACAGCTCAAGTTTCAGCCAGCGAGGATATATCTCACGTGGGATGGCAATAA